The Candidatus Nanopelagicales bacterium genomic sequence GACATCTTGGTTCCGTTCTCCGACTACGCGTTCAACAAGGCCCACACCGCTGGCTACGGGTTGGTCGCCTACTGGACCGGTTACTTGAAGGCGAACTACCCAGCTGAGTACATGGCGGCGCTGCTTACGAGTGTGAAGGACGACAAGGACAAGTCGGCGGTGTATCTGAACGAATGCCGGCGGATGGGCATCAAGGTGTTGCCGCCGGATGTCAACGAATCGGACGTCGACTTCACCCCGACGAGGGGCGACATCCGGTTTGGATTGTCCGCTGTACGCAATGTCGGGGCCGCGGTCGTGGAGTCAGTCGTCAGGACCCGTAACTCACACGGACCGTTCGCTGACTTCCGGGACTTCCTGGCCTCAGTGGAAATCAATGTGTGCAACCGGCGGGTTATTGAGTCGATCATCAAGGCTGGGGCCTTCGATTCTCTTGGGCACTCCCGCAAGGGCCTGTTGGATGCGCACGAGCAGTACATCGATGAGGCGGTCGCGACAAAGCGGGCCGAGGCGGTCGGCCAGTATGACCTCTTCGGTGGGGATGCTGGAGGGGGCGCCGCCGTGAGTGGCGCACTGCCGACCATCGGTCACGCCGAATGGGACAAGGGCGTGCTGCTGGCGTACGAGCGCGAGATGCTCGGACTCTACGTCAGTGACCACCCGCTCAACGGGTTGGAGCATCTGCTCCGGAAGGCCACTGACTGCCCGCTGGCTTCGCTTCACTCCGACGACCGTCCGTCGGGCCAGGTGGTCACCATAGCGGGGCTGATCTCATCGGTACAGCGCAAGGTGACGCGTGAGAAGGGTGAGCCGTGGGCTCTGGTCACTCTCGATGATCTTGACGCCTCGGTAGAGATCGTCGTCTACCCACGGTCCTACTTGCCGGTCAGTGCCCAGCTGACCGAGGACCGTGTCGCGGCATTCAAGGTCCGCATTGACCGGCGGGACGAGGACAGCCTCAGGCTCGTCGCTTTGGAAGTCTCGTTCCCAGATCTGGGTGACGTATCCGCTGGCCCTGTACGGCTGTCTATGCCCGTGACCCGATGTGTCCCGGCCGTGGTCGACAGCCTGAAGGAGATCCTGGCGGCCAGTCCCGGGATGGTTGAGGTGCAGCTGAGCCTCACCAACGGTGAGCGGACGACGGTTCTGCGTCTGGACGACCGGCTGCGGGTCACGCCCTCACCAGCGCTCTACGGAGAACTTAAGGCGCTGCTCGGCCCGGCATCGGTAGTGGCTGAGTCCTCCGGATAGGGGATGGGGTCGCGCCTGGCCGTCAGCTGACGCACAGGGGGGCAGTACGGGCGCGCAGAAGATTGATGAGTTGGTCGGGAATCAGCTCCAGCAGCAGCCCCTGACGGCCGGCCGGGACCAGGATGGTTGGCTGCTCCATCGCGGAGGTGTCCAGAAGTAGTCCCAGCGGGGTCTTCGATCCCAGGGGGCTAACGCTGTCCGCGGCGTACCCGGTGATCCGTTCGACCTCATCCGCATCGGTGTAATCGGCACTGCGAGCACCCACAGCCGCGGCGACGGCGCTCAGGCTCATGATGCTGCGAGCTGGCACGACGGCGATCAGGTTCTCATCTTCCACCTTGACGACTAGGGTTTCGAACAGCCGCCTTGCCGGGATCCCGTAGTCCTCTGCGGCGGCAACTCTGTCCGCGTCGGCTTCAGGCGGACACGCGTGTAGGGCGTAGGCGATTCCGGCGCGCCCGAGGACCTTCGTCGCCGGTGTATCAGAGCCGCTGGCTTTGGTGGTGGAGCCGGCCTTGTCCGGCGCGGCCTTGCTCGCGGCGCTCACCTTGGCTCGTTTGGTCCCCCCTGTTGCGGAGGCCTTGCCAGCTTTCGTTTTGCGCTTTTCCACATCTGACATCCTGCCCCTCCCGTCGGCCGGATCGCGCGTGACACCGCATGCGCTCGGAAAACGTAGGATATTGGGGTGATTCGGGTTGTTGACCTTCGCGCGCGGATGGTGGACACGGCATCTGTCGTGCCGCGGGCCGCCGCGTCCTCAGGGAGCGAGCTGGATCGCGTCAGCGGGATTGTCGCAGACGTCGCCGTGCGCGGTGAAGAGGCGATCCTGGAATGGACCGAGCGTCTGGATGGGTTCCGCCCGCCCGTGCTGCGCGTTCCAGCGGAAGCCCTGGCCGAGGCGGACAGTCGGCTGGATCCTCTCGTTCGGGCGGTGCTGGGCGAAGCCATCGGGCGAGTGCGCTTGGTGCACGAGGGCCAGGTTCCTCTGCGGCACGACACCGACGTCGCCCCCGGGGGGCGCGTAAGCCAGAGGTGGATTCCAGTCGAGCGCGTCGGCCTGTACGTTCCGGGCGGCAACGTCGCCTATCCATCGAGCGTGATCATGAACGTCGTCCCCGCCCAGGTGGCCGGCGTGGAGTCGCTCGCGGTCGCCAGCCCTCCCCAGAGGGAGAACGGCGGCTTGCCAGATGCCGTAGTTCTCGCGGCCTGCGCGATGCTTGGTGTCGATGAGGTCTACGCGGTGGGAGGCGCTCAGGCGATCGCCATGCTCGCGCACGGCGTCAGGTTCTCGGACGGCACTGCTTGTCGTCCAGTCGACATGATCACGGGCCCAGGGAACGTCTACGTCACGGCGGCGAAGCGGCTCGTCAAGGGGCTGGTCGGCATCGACTCAGAAGCCGGCCCGACCGAGGTCATGGTGATCGCTGACGACTCCGCCGACGCGGCGTGCGTGGCATCCGACCTGATGAGTCAGGCCGAGCACGACACCATGGCGGCGTGCGTCCTTGTCACGGACTCGCCGGATCTGGTCGACGACGTGGTCACGGAACTGGCCCGTCAAGTAGCTGGCACGAAGCACCGGGAGCGGATCACGGCAGCGCTGGGCGGACCGCAGAGCGCGATCATGCTTGTGGCCGACTTGGCGGCCGCGTTCGACATCGCGAATGCGTACGGCGCCGAACATCTCGAGGTCCAAACTCGCAACTCACGCGAGGACGCTGGGCGCGTGCGCAACGCCGGAGCGATCTTCGTCGGGCGGTACAGTCCCGTCTCACTCGGCGACTACGCGGCAGGATCGAACCACGTCTTGCCGACCGGCGGCACCGCAGCCCACTCGTCGGGTCTTGGCGTGCACACCTTCCTGCGCGCGGTCCAGGTGATCGACTATGACAAAGACGGGCTGGCCGGGATCGCCGACGTCGTCCGAACCCTCGCGGAGGCGGAGGACCTGCCAGCTCACGGTGCGGCGATCTCGTCGCGATCTCAGGGCAGCCAGTGAACCCAGGGTTGCCGGTGCGGGCGGATCTGGCCGGTGTCGAGCCGTACGGGGCGCCTGTTCTTGACGTGCCCAACCGGCTAAACGTCAACGAGAACCCCTACAGCCCGTCGGCCGATGTTGTGGCTCAGATGGGCCGGGCGGCCGCGGACGCGCTTGCTTCCGCCAACCGATATCCCGACCGCGAGTGCATCGAGCTGCGCGCGGAGCTGGCCAGCCTGATCGGAGGTAGAACCGCGGCAGCCAACATCTGGCCCGCCAACGGCAGCAACGAGGTCATGCATCAGATCTTCGCGGCTTTCGGGGGGCCCGGACGCCGCGCCCTGTCATTCGCGCCGACCTACTCGCTGTACCCCCAGTACGCGCGTGAGACGTTCACCGAGTATGTGACGGCTCCGCGTCGTGGCGACTTCGAGTTGGACATGTCCGAGGTCGCGCGGTCTTTCACGGAAGCCCGGCCGTCGCTGGTTGTGGTGGCCTCGCCGAACAACCCGACCGGCACGCTTCTTCCAGCGGGACAGCTCGACGAGTTGCTCGACCTGGTCGCGGGCGCCGACGCGATGCTCATTGTTGATGAGGCCTACGTGGAGTTCGCCGACGTCGGGGTCTTCTCCGCCACAGCTCGTGTGCCCGACAGCGATCGGTTGATCGTCACCCGGACAATGAGTAAGGCGTTTGGGCTCGCGGGCCTCAGGCTCGGTTACGCGGTTGCCAGCGCCGAGGCGATCGACGCGGTGCGCATCGTGAGACTGCCGTATCACTTGTCGTCGACGACGCAGGCGATGGCGTGCGTCGCGGCCAGGAATGCCCCGGTCTTGCTAGCCCCCGTGGCGACGTTGCGAGCCGAACGACGCCAGCAGGCGGAGTGGTTCAGTGCGGTTGGGCTTGATGTCGCGGCGTCGCAGGCGAACTTCTTGCTGGTGGGCTGTTTCGCTGACCGGGAGGCGACTTGGCGTGCGTTGGTCGATCAGGGCGTCCTTGTGAGGATGGTCGGGCCGGACGGTTGGCTGAGGGTCAGCGTGGGGACACCGGAGGAAAACCAGGCCATGCGCCAAGCGATGAGTATCGTCTTGGACAGCGGTGCGGCGCGGCTCCTGGGCTCCGGCGCACTGCGGGATGAAGGGTTGCAGTCATGAATAGGACCGCGCGAGTTGAACGGGCGACCAAAGAGAGCCGAGTCGTGGTGGAGCTTGATCTGGACGGCTCCGGCAAGACGAGCATCGACACTGGCGTGCCGTTCTTCGACCACATGCTTTCCCAGCTAGGGAAGCACGGCGGCTTCGATCTAGCGGTTACGACAGACGGCGATGTGGCTGTCGACTCGCACCACACCGTCGAGGACACATGCCTGGCCATCGGGCAGGCGCTCAATGAATGCCTGGGCGACAGGTCGGGTGTGCAGCGTTTCGGCGACTCGCTGGTGCCTTTAGACGAAGCCCTCGTGCAGACAGCGGTTGACCTTTCTGGCCGCCCCCATCTGGTTCACGTCGAGCCGGAGCTGATCGAACTCATCGGCAGTTACGACACGACTTTGACCCGACACGTCTGGGAGTCGATTGTGGCCAGTGCTGGCATCACGTTGCATGTCCGCGTTCTCTCCGGTAGGAACGCGCACCACGTTGTGGAGGCTCAGTTCAAGTCAGTCGCCAGAGCGCTGCGCGCGGCCGTGGCTTTGGACCCTCGGGTCGCCGGCATCCCTAGCACCAAGGGGACTCTAGGTGGCCAGTAGGCCGCGCGTCGTCGTATTCGACTACGGGTTCGGGAACGTTCGGTCGGCCGAAAAGGCGCTCAACCGCGTTGGAGCTGACGCCGTGATCACAGCGGACGCTGACCTGTCTCGTGAGTGCGACGGGCTGGTCGTCCCGGGAGTGGGCGCTTTCGCCGCGTGCATGCGGGGTCTGGCTGATGCCGGAGGGCCCGACATCATCGCCGACCGCATCGCCGTGGGGCGCCCTGTCCTGGGGGTCTGTGTTGGGATGCAGGTGATGTTCTCCCGCAGCGCCGAGCACGGTGAGGAGGTGGCGGGTCTTGGCATCTGGCCAGGCACCGTCGAACTGCTCCATGCGGAAGTTCTGCCTCACATGGGCTGGAACACCGTCGAGGCCCCGGCAGGTTCGGCGCTGTTTCGCGGCGTGGCCGACCAGCGCTTCTACTTCGTGCATTCATACGGACTGAGGCAGTGGGCCGAGTTGGCTGGGCTTCCTGGTGCGCAGGTGGCGCTGTCGGAGCATGGTGAGAAGTTCGCGGCAGCGGTCCAGCACGGCGTAGTCGCGGCTACTCAGTTCCACCCCGAGAAATCTGGAGCGGCCGGGCTAAAGCTGCTCGCTAACTGGTTGTCCAGCATGTCGCGCCCGGAATAGCTGAACAAACCGGTCAAAGCCGCTAGATTCCGATCATCCGAGGATGAGGTGGGTAGATGTCTTCTCCGATGCCAGGTTGGTACCCAGATCCGGAGAACCCTGGGCGACAGAGATTCTGGGACGGCGTGAAGTGGACCGAGGCCAGGGCGTACCCGGAGACCCAGGTCGGGGTGAACCCGTCGGCTCCCAACGAGAGGAACAAGTCCGATAGCTCCTGGGCATGGGTCGTCGCGATCGCGATCATCGGCGTGATTCTGCTCATCGCAGCGGTTGTCATCAGCGGTGGCGAGAAGCCAGCGCCAGGTCCTACGACGACAGAGACGACCGCGGGTCCAACTGTCACCCCGCCGACACCGCCGACACCGCCGACCCCGCCGACCCCGCCGCCGCCGACCCCGACGTCATAGTCGTAGGTTGACCCGATGGCTGGAATCCTGGAGCTGTTCCCCGCTGTCGATGTCGCTGACGGCAAGGCCGTCCGCCTGGTCAAGGGGGTCGCGGGCACGGAGACCGACTACGGCGACCCCATCGAGGCCGCTCTGCGGTGGCAATCTCAGGGAGCGTCCTGGATCCACTTGGTGGACCTGGACGCGGCTTTTGGCCGAGGCTCAAACAGGGAGCTGTTGTCTGATGTAGTTGGACGCGTCGACATCGACGTGGAACTCAGCGGCGGAATACGTGACGAGGATTCGCTGACGGCGGCCCTGGCCACAGGATGCCGACGGGTCAATCTCGGCACAGCCGCGCTGGAAAGCCCCCAGTGGTGCGAGAAAGTCATCGCCGAGCACGGAGACCGCATCGCTGTCGGTCTGGACGTGAGGGGGAGTCGCCTGGCAGCTCGGGGATGGACGCGCGAAGGTGGGGAACTGCTCGCGACGATCGCGAGACTGGATGCGCAGGGGTGCGCGCGCTATGTCGTGACCGACGTGTCTCGCGATGGCACTTTGACCGGGCCCAACCTGGAGCTGCTCAGGGTTGTCTGCCACAGGACTGAACGGCCGGTCATCGCTTCTGGCGGCGTCGCGAAACTGGAGGATCTGCATGAGCTCGCGGAGCTCCTGCCCTTGGGACTTGAAGGCGTGGTTATCGGCAAGGCGCTGTATTCGGGGGCGTTCTCGCTCTCCGAGGCTTTGGCCGCAGTCGCTCCTCGCCGGGATTACCTTGACCTCGACGGTGCCGTCTGACCCAGGGCTGAACAGAACCTGCGAACCCGCCCGAACTTAGCGGACGTTCTTGACAAACGCGCCCTTTAGGGTACAGACGCGCCCGTTACAACGGGTGTCTCCTTGCGTAACGGTCGCGTTTGCACGGAACGGCCGCTTCCGCGCAAGGGGGCGGGGCCGTAGCGGGGGGGGGCGAACTAGGTGGGGATGGTTAGCCGGACGGCCGCGTAGTGCTCAGGCCGCTGGCGGGTAACCCGCAACACGATGTCCAGCATCGGCCAAACCAGCCCGTACCTTCGGCGCAGGAGATCGCGGGTCCGCGATACGCCAGCCTGATCGACTACGAGCTCAGCTTGGGCCTGGGTTGTGCCGCCTTGGGCCTTGCCGCTGCGATCGCACGGAGCCAACTCAACGTCAGGGTTGGCCTTGATGTTGCGGGCGGTTTCGGACGCGTCATCGACAATCAGGTAGAGGTGATCTCCTTCGCGCGCGACCCATTCAGCCGTCGTGCTGGTGGTCCCGGCGGCGCTCGAGGTCGTCAGCAGTATGTTCCGCGCCGCGCTCATGCGGTCAAGTTCGGGAGTCCTCATCGCCGCCAGCTTACGCGCACCAAAGTGTCGGCACGCCGTAACCTGGACCCGTGTCACTCGCCGTGCGTGTCATCCCCTGCCTGGATGTCGATGACGGCCGTGTCGTAAAGGGCGTCAATTTCGTCGACCTCAAGGATGCTGGAGACCCTGTTGAACTGGCGGCCGTCTACGACTCCGAAGGGGCGGACGAGCTCGTCTTCCTGGACATCACGGCCTCAAGCGGCCAGCGGGAAACCACGTATGACATGGTTCGCCGGACGGCGAGCGAGGTCTTCATCCCCCTGACCGTTGGGGGCGGAGTGCGAAGT encodes the following:
- a CDS encoding YbaK/EbsC family protein, which produces MSDVEKRKTKAGKASATGGTKRAKVSAASKAAPDKAGSTTKASGSDTPATKVLGRAGIAYALHACPPEADADRVAAAEDYGIPARRLFETLVVKVEDENLIAVVPARSIMSLSAVAAAVGARSADYTDADEVERITGYAADSVSPLGSKTPLGLLLDTSAMEQPTILVPAGRQGLLLELIPDQLINLLRARTAPLCVS
- the hisD gene encoding histidinol dehydrogenase, with protein sequence MIRVVDLRARMVDTASVVPRAAASSGSELDRVSGIVADVAVRGEEAILEWTERLDGFRPPVLRVPAEALAEADSRLDPLVRAVLGEAIGRVRLVHEGQVPLRHDTDVAPGGRVSQRWIPVERVGLYVPGGNVAYPSSVIMNVVPAQVAGVESLAVASPPQRENGGLPDAVVLAACAMLGVDEVYAVGGAQAIAMLAHGVRFSDGTACRPVDMITGPGNVYVTAAKRLVKGLVGIDSEAGPTEVMVIADDSADAACVASDLMSQAEHDTMAACVLVTDSPDLVDDVVTELARQVAGTKHRERITAALGGPQSAIMLVADLAAAFDIANAYGAEHLEVQTRNSREDAGRVRNAGAIFVGRYSPVSLGDYAAGSNHVLPTGGTAAHSSGLGVHTFLRAVQVIDYDKDGLAGIADVVRTLAEAEDLPAHGAAISSRSQGSQ
- a CDS encoding histidinol-phosphate transaminase, with the protein product MNPGLPVRADLAGVEPYGAPVLDVPNRLNVNENPYSPSADVVAQMGRAAADALASANRYPDRECIELRAELASLIGGRTAAANIWPANGSNEVMHQIFAAFGGPGRRALSFAPTYSLYPQYARETFTEYVTAPRRGDFELDMSEVARSFTEARPSLVVVASPNNPTGTLLPAGQLDELLDLVAGADAMLIVDEAYVEFADVGVFSATARVPDSDRLIVTRTMSKAFGLAGLRLGYAVASAEAIDAVRIVRLPYHLSSTTQAMACVAARNAPVLLAPVATLRAERRQQAEWFSAVGLDVAASQANFLLVGCFADREATWRALVDQGVLVRMVGPDGWLRVSVGTPEENQAMRQAMSIVLDSGAARLLGSGALRDEGLQS
- the hisB gene encoding imidazoleglycerol-phosphate dehydratase HisB gives rise to the protein MNRTARVERATKESRVVVELDLDGSGKTSIDTGVPFFDHMLSQLGKHGGFDLAVTTDGDVAVDSHHTVEDTCLAIGQALNECLGDRSGVQRFGDSLVPLDEALVQTAVDLSGRPHLVHVEPELIELIGSYDTTLTRHVWESIVASAGITLHVRVLSGRNAHHVVEAQFKSVARALRAAVALDPRVAGIPSTKGTLGGQ
- the hisH gene encoding imidazole glycerol phosphate synthase subunit HisH; translated protein: MASRPRVVVFDYGFGNVRSAEKALNRVGADAVITADADLSRECDGLVVPGVGAFAACMRGLADAGGPDIIADRIAVGRPVLGVCVGMQVMFSRSAEHGEEVAGLGIWPGTVELLHAEVLPHMGWNTVEAPAGSALFRGVADQRFYFVHSYGLRQWAELAGLPGAQVALSEHGEKFAAAVQHGVVAATQFHPEKSGAAGLKLLANWLSSMSRPE
- a CDS encoding DUF2510 domain-containing protein, which codes for MSSPMPGWYPDPENPGRQRFWDGVKWTEARAYPETQVGVNPSAPNERNKSDSSWAWVVAIAIIGVILLIAAVVISGGEKPAPGPTTTETTAGPTVTPPTPPTPPTPPTPPPPTPTS
- the priA gene encoding bifunctional 1-(5-phosphoribosyl)-5-((5-phosphoribosylamino)methylideneamino)imidazole-4-carboxamide isomerase/phosphoribosylanthranilate isomerase PriA, translating into MAGILELFPAVDVADGKAVRLVKGVAGTETDYGDPIEAALRWQSQGASWIHLVDLDAAFGRGSNRELLSDVVGRVDIDVELSGGIRDEDSLTAALATGCRRVNLGTAALESPQWCEKVIAEHGDRIAVGLDVRGSRLAARGWTREGGELLATIARLDAQGCARYVVTDVSRDGTLTGPNLELLRVVCHRTERPVIASGGVAKLEDLHELAELLPLGLEGVVIGKALYSGAFSLSEALAAVAPRRDYLDLDGAV
- a CDS encoding PPOX class F420-dependent oxidoreductase codes for the protein MRTPELDRMSAARNILLTTSSAAGTTSTTAEWVAREGDHLYLIVDDASETARNIKANPDVELAPCDRSGKAQGGTTQAQAELVVDQAGVSRTRDLLRRRYGLVWPMLDIVLRVTRQRPEHYAAVRLTIPT